Proteins encoded together in one Pseudoroseomonas cervicalis window:
- a CDS encoding glycosyltransferase family 4 protein, with protein sequence MSAPAMPGTPRPQPDAAPSRRAGQWLLLGSSPGGYDHHWITRFVSPLRHRFFDLHADYDHDRSRRATSGRQWLDYLRHAARGLRAARLSRDPGAGLLTVFPQLALMAGLLKRLSGSRRPIIAWSFNLGQQHGGAKAKLARYGLQAVERIIVHSRREIASYAEAFGLPQERFVFVPFSVNALNPTLEEEAEKPFLLAMGTANRDYATLFAAMRELPSLPLVVVAGRHATEGLELPPNVTLRSGLSLAECHVLAQRARLSVVPTANRFSASGQVTFIEAMMFGRCCIVTESIGAEDYVQDGVNGLLVPPGDPAALRDAIARAWGDETLRQRIGAEARRHALEHWTHEAASRQLVAFCDALSAPQPGPAETRAARP encoded by the coding sequence GTGAGCGCCCCCGCCATGCCCGGCACGCCCCGCCCCCAGCCCGATGCCGCGCCGTCACGGCGCGCCGGGCAATGGCTGCTGCTGGGCTCCTCGCCCGGCGGCTATGACCATCACTGGATCACCCGCTTCGTCTCCCCGCTGCGGCACCGCTTCTTCGACCTGCACGCCGATTACGACCATGACCGCTCGCGCCGCGCGACCTCGGGGCGGCAATGGCTGGACTATCTGCGGCATGCCGCCCGCGGGCTGCGCGCGGCGCGCCTGTCGCGCGATCCGGGGGCGGGTCTGCTCACCGTCTTCCCGCAGCTGGCGCTGATGGCGGGGCTGCTGAAGCGGCTCTCCGGCAGCCGGCGGCCGATCATCGCCTGGAGCTTCAACCTCGGCCAGCAGCATGGCGGGGCGAAGGCGAAGCTGGCGCGTTACGGGCTGCAGGCGGTGGAGCGCATCATCGTGCATTCGCGGCGCGAGATCGCTTCCTATGCCGAGGCCTTCGGCCTGCCGCAGGAGCGCTTCGTCTTCGTGCCCTTCAGCGTCAACGCGCTGAACCCGACGCTGGAGGAAGAGGCGGAAAAACCCTTCCTGCTGGCGATGGGCACCGCCAATCGCGACTACGCCACGCTGTTCGCCGCCATGCGGGAGCTGCCTTCGCTGCCGCTGGTCGTCGTCGCCGGGCGGCACGCGACCGAGGGGCTGGAGCTGCCGCCCAATGTCACGCTGCGCAGCGGGCTCTCGCTCGCCGAATGCCATGTGCTGGCGCAGCGCGCGCGGCTCAGCGTGGTGCCGACGGCGAACCGCTTCTCCGCCTCCGGCCAGGTGACCTTCATCGAGGCGATGATGTTCGGCCGCTGCTGCATCGTCACCGAATCGATCGGCGCCGAGGATTACGTGCAGGACGGGGTGAACGGGCTGCTGGTGCCGCCCGGCGATCCGGCGGCGCTGCGCGACGCCATCGCCCGCGCCTGGGGGGACGAGACCCTGCGCCAGCGCATCGGCGCCGAGGCGCGGCGCCACGCGCTGGAGCATTGGACGCATGAGGCGGCCTCGCGCCAGCTGGTGGCCTTCTGCGACGCGCTCTCCGCGCCCCAGCCTGGCCCCGCAGAGACCCGCGCCGCCCGCCCATGA
- a CDS encoding lipopolysaccharide biosynthesis protein, whose translation MIAKLKKILPEKALALDMGVLFSGFTLQLLTQIGWLVLALRVLGPGGYGLFASLTAVTIALSSLVGLGSDQLLIRHAAGDREALPRWIGHALLSATLTGLPLGLLLLALLPLFEIGSIGLWPLAAVLAADLLFGRYANLCTMIYIATGQAGRQSLATVLIGAMRLAAIALAWAAHAALGSGLSLGEWAFWYLGASALAALCCLALVVRDHGRPVFAWIQGSWREGLSFAAEGTLQASAADLDKPIVLELAGPHAAGLYAAAFRIIGTLYLPIRALGYALYGRLFRMAAGDRAGYGLRLLPVGLGLGLAAALGVLVFADLLPWIFGAAYAELPPLLRLICLTPAAYAAFYIGADVLSATARQGQRLAVVALSLGLTLLLCWIAVPIGGIEAAALARLAVMALTAALVWLLALRRPPSTPGTDPAA comes from the coding sequence ATGATCGCCAAACTGAAAAAAATCCTGCCGGAGAAGGCGCTGGCGCTCGACATGGGCGTGCTGTTCAGCGGCTTCACCCTGCAGCTGCTGACGCAGATCGGCTGGCTGGTGCTGGCGCTGCGCGTGCTGGGGCCGGGCGGCTACGGGCTGTTCGCCAGCCTGACGGCGGTGACCATCGCGCTGTCCAGCCTGGTCGGCCTCGGCAGCGACCAGCTGCTGATCCGCCACGCCGCCGGCGACCGCGAAGCCCTGCCGCGCTGGATCGGCCATGCGCTGCTCTCGGCGACGCTGACCGGCCTGCCGCTCGGCCTGCTGCTGCTGGCGCTGCTGCCGCTGTTCGAGATCGGCTCGATCGGGCTCTGGCCGCTCGCCGCGGTGCTGGCGGCGGACCTGCTGTTCGGCCGCTACGCCAATCTCTGCACCATGATCTATATCGCGACGGGCCAGGCCGGGCGGCAATCGCTGGCCACCGTGCTGATCGGCGCCATGCGGCTGGCCGCCATCGCGCTGGCCTGGGCCGCCCATGCCGCGCTCGGCAGCGGGCTCAGCCTCGGCGAATGGGCCTTCTGGTATCTCGGCGCCTCGGCGCTGGCCGCGCTCTGCTGCCTGGCGCTGGTGGTGCGCGACCATGGCCGGCCGGTCTTCGCCTGGATCCAGGGCAGCTGGCGCGAGGGGCTCTCCTTCGCCGCCGAGGGCACGCTGCAGGCCTCGGCCGCCGATCTCGACAAGCCGATCGTGCTGGAACTGGCCGGGCCGCACGCCGCCGGCCTCTATGCCGCCGCCTTCCGCATCATCGGCACGCTGTACCTGCCGATCCGCGCGCTCGGCTACGCGCTCTATGGCCGCCTGTTCCGCATGGCGGCCGGGGACCGCGCCGGCTACGGGCTGCGGCTGCTGCCGGTGGGGCTCGGCCTCGGCCTCGCCGCCGCGCTCGGCGTGCTGGTCTTCGCCGATCTGCTGCCCTGGATCTTCGGCGCCGCCTATGCCGAGCTGCCGCCGCTGCTGCGGCTGATCTGCCTGACGCCCGCCGCCTATGCCGCCTTCTATATCGGCGCCGATGTGCTGAGCGCGACCGCCCGCCAGGGCCAGCGCCTGGCCGTGGTGGCGCTCTCGCTCGGGCTGACGCTGCTGCTGTGCTGGATCGCCGTGCCGATCGGCGGGATCGAGGCGGCGGCGCTGGCCCGGCTGGCGGTGATGGCGCTGACCGCCGCCCTGGTCTGGCTGCTGGCGCTGCGCCGCCCCCCCTCCACCCCCGGGACCGATCCCGCCGCATGA
- a CDS encoding glycosyltransferase family 2 protein → MTETLPKLVTSPAWHGATPRLSILVPTYDRDIRPLAAELLADMAALPEPGTVELLVLIDGNPALTGQEKILEAAAQRGQAAGLANAQKNLGRAGARNALARLARGQVVLFLDADGLPDSPGFVGRALAAAEAHPRDVVCGGRSGQRLPPVPADSLLFHTHSQKREWLPAETRNRDPAGNFLSANFQIDRDLFLATPFDDRFRGWGWEDTEWALRIGAQAPVRHVDNSVTHMEFHRDADWLGRLDRSVENYRLLFEAHPEAVRRHRIFPMIRALRPVGRWRWLRGLLWQLALWRALPPSLRLQIAKLRQAMVYGAILEPQTSP, encoded by the coding sequence ATGACCGAGACCCTGCCCAAGCTCGTCACCAGCCCGGCCTGGCACGGCGCCACGCCGCGCCTGTCCATCCTGGTGCCGACCTATGACCGCGACATCCGCCCCCTCGCCGCCGAGCTGCTGGCCGACATGGCGGCGCTGCCCGAGCCCGGCACGGTGGAGCTGCTGGTGCTGATCGACGGCAACCCCGCCCTCACCGGACAGGAAAAAATCCTGGAAGCGGCCGCGCAACGCGGCCAGGCCGCAGGCCTGGCCAACGCACAAAAGAATCTCGGCAGGGCGGGGGCGCGCAACGCGCTGGCGCGGCTGGCGCGCGGCCAGGTGGTGCTGTTCCTCGATGCCGATGGCCTGCCGGATTCGCCGGGCTTCGTCGGCCGCGCCCTGGCGGCGGCGGAGGCGCATCCGCGCGATGTGGTCTGCGGCGGCCGCAGCGGCCAGCGCCTGCCCCCCGTGCCGGCGGACAGCCTGCTGTTCCACACCCACAGCCAGAAGCGCGAATGGCTGCCGGCCGAGACCCGCAACCGCGACCCGGCCGGGAACTTCCTCTCCGCCAATTTCCAGATCGACCGCGACCTCTTCCTCGCCACCCCCTTCGATGACCGTTTCCGCGGCTGGGGCTGGGAGGACACGGAATGGGCGCTGCGCATCGGCGCCCAGGCGCCGGTGCGGCATGTCGACAACAGCGTCACCCATATGGAATTCCACCGCGACGCCGATTGGCTGGGGCGGCTGGACCGCTCGGTCGAGAATTACCGCCTGCTGTTCGAGGCGCATCCGGAGGCCGTGCGGCGCCACCGCATCTTCCCGATGATCCGCGCGCTGCGGCCGGTCGGCCGGTGGCGCTGGCTGCGGGGGCTGTTGTGGCAACTCGCGCTGTGGCGGGCCCTGCCGCCATCGCTGCGGCTGCAGATCGCCAAGCTGCGCCAGGCCATGGTCTATGGGGCGATCCTGGAACCGCAAACCTCCCCCTGA
- a CDS encoding ABC transporter substrate-binding protein: MMDRRGFGRNVLGAAGALAAAPLLARPALAQGAPLKIGMITTLSGPGGYLGQDIRDGFALAAEMQGGKLGDTAVQLLVEDDALRPGQGKQIAERFMKNERIRLLTGIVFSNVLGAVAPDVLDAGGIYVSPNASPSTFAGRECHRNFWSIAWQNDGLHESAGQAAVNLGYKRMFILAPNYQAGKDAITGFKRLYKGEIVGEVYTRLDQTDYAAEMAQIRAAQPDAVYQFHPGGLGIAFLKQYVQAGLLANIPMVLAEPSMDATTLTAVGDAALGIHVTAHWNTDFDNAANRRFVSAFMAKHNRTPTYYAQHGYDTALAIGAALAGTGGKVDDTEAFRRAMLPARFESPRGKFAFGPNQHPVQDWFLVRVERGADGKPALVTKERVLENHGDAYASQCRL; this comes from the coding sequence ATGATGGACAGGCGTGGCTTCGGGCGGAACGTCCTGGGCGCCGCGGGCGCGCTGGCGGCCGCCCCGCTCTTGGCGCGGCCGGCCCTGGCGCAGGGCGCGCCGCTGAAGATCGGCATGATCACCACCCTCTCGGGGCCTGGCGGCTATCTCGGCCAGGACATCCGCGACGGCTTCGCGCTGGCCGCCGAGATGCAGGGCGGCAAGCTCGGCGACACCGCCGTGCAGCTGCTGGTCGAGGATGACGCGCTGCGCCCCGGCCAGGGCAAGCAGATCGCCGAGCGCTTCATGAAGAATGAGCGCATCAGGCTGCTGACCGGCATCGTCTTCTCCAACGTGCTCGGCGCCGTGGCGCCGGACGTGCTGGATGCCGGCGGCATCTATGTCAGCCCCAACGCCTCGCCCTCGACCTTCGCGGGCCGCGAATGCCACCGCAATTTCTGGTCCATCGCCTGGCAGAATGACGGCCTGCATGAGAGCGCCGGCCAGGCCGCCGTCAATCTCGGCTACAAGCGCATGTTCATCCTCGCCCCCAACTACCAGGCGGGCAAGGACGCCATCACCGGCTTCAAGCGCCTCTACAAGGGCGAGATCGTGGGCGAGGTCTATACCCGCCTCGACCAGACCGACTACGCGGCCGAGATGGCGCAGATCCGCGCCGCCCAGCCCGACGCGGTCTACCAGTTCCATCCCGGCGGCCTCGGCATCGCCTTCCTGAAGCAGTATGTGCAGGCCGGCCTGCTCGCCAACATCCCGATGGTGCTGGCCGAGCCGTCGATGGACGCGACGACGCTGACCGCGGTGGGCGATGCCGCGCTCGGCATCCATGTCACCGCGCATTGGAACACCGATTTCGACAATGCGGCGAACAGGCGCTTCGTCTCGGCCTTCATGGCCAAGCACAACCGCACGCCGACCTACTACGCCCAGCATGGCTACGACACGGCGCTCGCCATCGGCGCCGCGCTGGCCGGCACCGGCGGCAAGGTGGACGACACCGAGGCCTTCCGCCGCGCCATGCTGCCGGCGCGCTTCGAGAGCCCCAGAGGCAAATTCGCCTTCGGCCCCAACCAGCACCCGGTGCAGGACTGGTTCCTGGTGCGCGTCGAGCGCGGCGCCGATGGCAAGCCCGCTCTGGTGACGAAGGAGCGCGTGCTGGAGAATCATGGCGACGCCTACGCGTCGCAATGCCGCCTCTGA
- a CDS encoding branched-chain amino acid ABC transporter permease, whose protein sequence is MALLLEQLLNGLQLGVMLFLLAAGLTLVFGIMGVINLAHGSLYMVGAFAAAWVAAQTGSAFLALLAGLAAAALIGMVVEFAVLRRLYARDHLDQVLATFGLILFFNQAMVLVFGRQPLFVDIPGPLRGAVELLPGVPYPAYRLAIILVGLLVAAGLYLLIQRTRTGMLVRAGATHREMVRALGVDVRLLYTLVFGLGALLAGLAGVMAGPLFSVQVGMGEQILITTFVVVVIGGIGSVRGALAGALLVGLVDTLLRAYLPATLRNVMQGPDADALAAGLASMGVYLLMALVLLLRPRGLFPAHA, encoded by the coding sequence ATGGCCCTGCTGCTGGAGCAGCTCCTCAACGGCCTGCAGCTCGGCGTCATGTTGTTCCTGCTGGCGGCAGGGCTGACGCTGGTCTTCGGCATCATGGGCGTCATCAACCTGGCCCATGGCTCGCTCTACATGGTGGGCGCCTTCGCCGCCGCCTGGGTGGCGGCGCAGACCGGCTCGGCCTTTCTCGCCTTGCTCGCCGGCCTCGCCGCCGCGGCGCTGATCGGCATGGTGGTGGAATTCGCCGTGCTGCGCCGCCTCTATGCGCGCGACCATCTGGACCAGGTGCTGGCCACCTTCGGCCTGATCCTGTTCTTCAACCAGGCGATGGTGCTGGTCTTCGGCCGCCAGCCGCTTTTCGTCGACATCCCCGGCCCCCTGCGTGGCGCGGTGGAGCTGCTGCCGGGCGTGCCCTACCCCGCCTACCGCCTGGCCATCATCCTGGTCGGGTTGCTGGTGGCGGCCGGGCTTTACCTGCTGATCCAGCGCACCCGCACCGGCATGCTGGTGCGCGCCGGCGCCACGCACCGGGAGATGGTGCGCGCCCTCGGCGTCGATGTGCGGCTGCTCTACACGCTGGTCTTCGGCCTCGGCGCGCTGCTCGCCGGGCTGGCGGGTGTCATGGCCGGGCCGCTCTTCTCCGTGCAGGTCGGCATGGGGGAGCAGATCCTCATCACCACCTTCGTCGTCGTCGTCATCGGCGGCATCGGCTCGGTGCGCGGGGCGCTGGCCGGCGCGCTGCTGGTCGGCCTCGTCGACACGCTGCTGCGCGCCTATCTGCCGGCCACGCTGCGCAATGTCATGCAGGGGCCGGACGCCGATGCGCTGGCCGCCGGCCTCGCCTCCATGGGAGTCTATCTGCTGATGGCGCTTGTGCTGCTGCTGCGCCCGCGCGGCCTGTTCCCCGCCCATGCGTAG
- a CDS encoding branched-chain amino acid ABC transporter permease produces the protein MRSRLRNRLPSRDAVALTLLLALAIALPWLAEALGSPASIALATRIAIYAIAASALNLALGHGGMVSFGHAAFFGLGGYAVGILYAHWSWQEPLFGLIPGSVSLPVTLLAAIALGGVAAAVIGALSLRTSGVPFIMITLAFAQMVFFLFVSLKAYGGDDGLSVRRQGEFPGLSLRDPAQLYWLCLGLLVGWLALLRRVTRSRFGQVLDGARQSERRLRALGITPYPYRLVGFILSGMGTALAGAR, from the coding sequence ATGCGTAGCCGCCTGCGCAACCGCCTGCCCTCGCGCGATGCGGTGGCACTCACCCTGCTGCTGGCGCTGGCCATCGCCCTGCCCTGGCTGGCCGAGGCGCTGGGCAGCCCGGCCAGCATCGCGCTGGCCACCCGCATCGCCATCTACGCCATCGCCGCCAGCGCGCTGAACCTGGCGCTCGGCCATGGCGGCATGGTCAGCTTCGGCCACGCCGCCTTCTTCGGGCTCGGCGGCTATGCGGTGGGCATCCTCTACGCCCACTGGTCCTGGCAGGAGCCGCTCTTCGGCCTGATCCCGGGCAGCGTCTCGCTGCCCGTCACGCTGCTGGCCGCCATCGCCCTCGGCGGCGTCGCGGCCGCGGTGATCGGCGCGCTCAGCCTGCGCACCAGCGGCGTGCCCTTCATCATGATCACCCTGGCCTTCGCCCAGATGGTTTTCTTTCTGTTTGTCTCGCTGAAGGCCTATGGCGGGGATGACGGGCTCAGCGTGCGCCGGCAGGGGGAGTTCCCGGGCCTGTCGCTGCGCGACCCGGCGCAGCTCTACTGGCTCTGCCTCGGCCTGCTGGTCGGCTGGCTGGCGCTGCTGCGGCGCGTCACCCGCTCCCGCTTCGGCCAGGTGCTGGATGGCGCCCGGCAATCCGAGCGGCGGCTGCGCGCGCTCGGCATCACCCCCTACCCCTACAGGCTGGTGGGCTTCATCCTCTCCGGCATGGGCACGGCGCTGGCCGGCGCGCGCTGA
- a CDS encoding ABC transporter ATP-binding protein encodes MTPLLSLLGLRKNFGGLRATDDLSLTVLPGELHALIGPNGAGKSTAIGQITGEIAPDAGRILFDGQDITRLPAARRVRLGLSRSFQIVQLLDEASAEDNVALAVQAHQGHSFRFWRAAASDETLRQPARLALLEAGLPPARWDLPVADLSAGERKQIELAVALAAEPRLLVLDEPMAGLGASESRAMTETLARLKGKIAILLVEHDMEAVFALADRVSVLVYGRCIATGAPEAIRADPEVRAAYLTEEEEV; translated from the coding sequence ATGACGCCGCTGCTCTCCCTCCTCGGGCTGCGCAAGAATTTCGGCGGGCTGCGCGCCACCGACGACCTCTCGCTCACCGTCCTGCCGGGCGAGCTGCACGCGCTGATCGGCCCGAACGGCGCCGGCAAGAGCACCGCCATCGGCCAGATCACCGGCGAGATCGCCCCCGATGCCGGGCGCATCCTGTTCGACGGCCAGGACATCACCCGCCTGCCGGCGGCGCGCCGCGTGCGGCTCGGCCTCTCCCGCTCCTTCCAGATCGTCCAGCTGCTGGACGAGGCGAGCGCCGAGGACAATGTGGCGCTCGCCGTGCAGGCGCATCAGGGCCATTCCTTCCGCTTCTGGCGCGCCGCCGCCAGCGACGAGACGCTGCGCCAGCCCGCCCGCCTGGCGCTGCTGGAGGCCGGCCTGCCGCCCGCGCGCTGGGATCTGCCGGTGGCCGATCTCTCCGCCGGCGAGCGCAAGCAGATCGAGCTCGCCGTGGCACTCGCCGCCGAGCCCCGCCTGCTGGTGCTGGACGAGCCCATGGCCGGCCTCGGCGCCAGCGAATCCCGCGCCATGACCGAGACGCTCGCCCGGCTGAAAGGGAAGATCGCCATCCTGCTGGTCGAGCACGACATGGAGGCGGTCTTCGCCCTGGCCGACCGGGTCTCCGTCCTGGTCTATGGCCGCTGCATCGCCACCGGCGCGCCCGAGGCGATCCGCGCCGACCCCGAGGTGCGCGCCGCCTACCTGACCGAGGAGGAGGAGGTCTGA
- a CDS encoding ABC transporter ATP-binding protein: MLEISGLRAGYGASEVLFGVELLVREGEVATLLGRNGMGKTTTVRAIMGLNPPRGGHVAFRGAALVGRTPESIARQGIGLVPEGRQVFPTLSVRENLVATAANRAGQPSPWTLRRIFDLFPRLEERAGQSARTLSGGEQQMLAIGRALMTNPHLLILDEATEGLAPVIRAEIWNTLALLKREGQSILVIDKNLAALTRLADRHHVLEKGRTVWSGDSNALRENAEAVKRWIGV, encoded by the coding sequence ATGCTCGAGATCTCCGGCTTGCGCGCCGGCTACGGCGCCAGCGAGGTGCTGTTCGGCGTCGAACTTCTCGTGCGGGAGGGCGAGGTCGCCACCCTGCTCGGCCGCAACGGCATGGGCAAGACCACCACCGTGCGCGCCATCATGGGGCTGAACCCGCCGCGCGGCGGCCATGTCGCCTTCCGCGGCGCGGCCCTGGTCGGCCGCACGCCGGAATCCATCGCCCGCCAGGGCATCGGCCTGGTGCCGGAGGGGCGGCAGGTCTTCCCCACCCTCTCGGTGCGGGAGAACCTGGTCGCCACCGCCGCCAACCGCGCCGGCCAGCCCTCGCCCTGGACGCTGCGCCGCATCTTCGATCTCTTCCCGCGGCTGGAGGAACGCGCCGGGCAATCCGCCCGCACCCTCTCGGGCGGCGAGCAGCAGATGCTGGCCATCGGCCGCGCCCTGATGACCAACCCGCATCTGCTGATCCTGGACGAGGCGACCGAGGGCCTGGCGCCCGTCATCCGCGCCGAGATCTGGAACACCCTTGCTTTGCTGAAGCGCGAGGGACAGTCCATCCTGGTCATCGACAAGAACCTGGCGGCGCTGACCCGGCTGGCCGACCGGCACCATGTGCTGGAAAAGGGCCGCACCGTGTGGAGCGGCGACAGCAACGCCTTGCGCGAGAACGCCGAGGCGGTGAAACGCTGGATCGGCGTCTGA
- a CDS encoding alpha/beta hydrolase translates to MQALYRGMDRATLDREYNARATVPDVGPFLAEYRRRTDAARASLPCRTDIPYGPTPAERLDIYPASTPGPAPVFLFIHGGYWRALDSADSGFMAPYLTARGACVVAVNYALAPGASLDEITRQCRAALAWVHANIASHGGDPARIHLSGSSAGGHLAAMLIAGGDWPAAFGLPPHPVTGATLLSGLYDLEPIRLCHVNDWLSLDAAAARRLSPLALPPPAPIPVVHCVAETETAEFKRQTHDHAAFCALAGCTTHSIPAPPLSNHFDLPFALCEDTPLSRATLAVMGLAPERL, encoded by the coding sequence ATGCAGGCACTCTATCGCGGCATGGACCGCGCCACGCTGGACCGCGAATACAATGCCCGCGCCACCGTGCCCGATGTCGGCCCCTTCCTCGCCGAATACCGCCGCCGCACCGACGCCGCGCGCGCCAGCCTGCCCTGCCGCACCGACATCCCCTACGGTCCGACCCCGGCCGAGCGGCTGGATATCTACCCCGCCAGCACACCCGGCCCGGCGCCGGTCTTCCTGTTCATCCATGGCGGCTACTGGCGCGCGCTGGATTCCGCCGATTCCGGCTTCATGGCGCCCTACCTGACGGCGCGCGGCGCCTGCGTGGTCGCGGTGAACTACGCCTTGGCCCCCGGCGCCTCGCTCGACGAGATCACCCGCCAATGCCGCGCGGCGCTGGCCTGGGTGCATGCCAACATCGCCTCCCATGGCGGCGACCCGGCGCGCATCCACCTCTCCGGCAGCTCGGCCGGCGGGCACCTGGCCGCCATGCTGATCGCCGGCGGCGACTGGCCGGCCGCCTTCGGCCTGCCGCCGCACCCCGTCACCGGCGCCACCCTGCTCTCCGGCCTCTACGACCTCGAGCCGATCCGCCTCTGCCACGTCAATGACTGGCTCTCCCTCGACGCGGCCGCCGCGCGCCGCCTCTCCCCCCTCGCTTTGCCGCCCCCAGCCCCGATCCCGGTGGTGCATTGCGTGGCGGAGACGGAGACGGCGGAATTCAAGCGCCAGACCCATGACCACGCCGCCTTCTGCGCGCTCGCCGGCTGCACCACCCACAGCATCCCGGCGCCGCCCCTCTCCAACCATTTCGACCTGCCCTTCGCCCTGTGCGAGGACACGCCGCTTTCCCGCGCCACCCTCGCCGTGATGGGGCTGGCCCCGGAACGCCTGTAA
- a CDS encoding class I SAM-dependent methyltransferase, with product MSDGWTESAGAWLEEMGDHGDYARQWVLDRPMLARATASGAREALDIGCGEGRFCRALRAAGIRATGIDPTPALLEAARARDPGGDYRPGRAEALDFPDASFGLVVSYLSLIDIPGLAAAAAGMARVLAPGGELLIANLNPFMTAAAPHHRIRDAEGREHLRVDRYLEARAEWVAWRNMRIQNWHRPMQDYMAAFLGQGLVLRHFAEPAAWGGDPALAERYRRTPWFHIMAWGKP from the coding sequence ATGTCGGATGGCTGGACCGAATCGGCCGGGGCCTGGCTCGAGGAAATGGGCGACCACGGCGACTATGCCCGCCAATGGGTGCTGGACCGCCCGATGCTGGCCCGCGCCACCGCCTCCGGCGCGCGCGAGGCCCTGGATATCGGCTGCGGCGAGGGCCGCTTCTGCCGCGCCCTGCGCGCCGCCGGCATCCGCGCCACCGGCATCGACCCCACCCCGGCCTTGCTGGAGGCCGCCCGCGCCCGCGACCCCGGGGGCGACTATCGCCCCGGCCGGGCCGAGGCGCTGGACTTCCCCGATGCCAGCTTCGGCCTGGTGGTCAGCTACCTCTCGCTGATCGACATCCCTGGCCTCGCCGCCGCCGCCGCCGGGATGGCGCGGGTCCTGGCCCCGGGCGGCGAGCTGCTGATCGCCAATCTCAACCCCTTCATGACCGCCGCCGCCCCGCATCACCGCATCCGCGACGCCGAGGGGCGCGAGCATCTGCGCGTCGACCGCTATCTTGAGGCCCGCGCCGAATGGGTCGCCTGGCGCAACATGCGCATCCAGAACTGGCACCGGCCGATGCAGGACTACATGGCGGCCTTCCTCGGCCAGGGCCTGGTGCTGCGCCACTTCGCCGAGCCCGCCGCCTGGGGCGGCGATCCCGCCCTCGCCGAGCGCTACCGGCGCACGCCCTGGTTCCACATCATGGCCTGGGGCAAGCCTTAG